AGGAGAGGACGAAGCCGACGCCGATCGCGATGAGCGAGATGATGAGGCGGCGCCGCAGTTCCTCCAGGTGGGAGACGAAGGGCATCTTGGCCTCGGCCATGCCGGGGGCCCCCTATCCCTCGCGCGGGGCGTCCCCGCCCCCCGCCGTCGCCTCGGACGTCGGCGGAGGAGTCTCCGGCGGGGCGGGGGTGTCCGCGGGAGCCGACTCCCCCGGGGGAGCGGGAGCGGCCGGGGGCGGGGCGGCGGCCTCTTCAGCCGCCGCCACCTCGGCAGTCCAGCCCTCCTTCAGGTCTTCCGAGGCCCGCCGCAGCTCCCCCAGGGCGCGCCCGAGCTGCTTCCCGATCTCCGGCAGCTTCTTTGGGCCGAAGACGAGGAGGGCCAGCAGGAACAGGAGAATGAGCTCGGGCATCCCGATCCCGAACATCGTGAACACCTCCGCGGCAACCTGTGAGCCCTCGGCCAGCCTAGTGGTCGTTTTCCCGGAGTGTCAAGCCGAATCGGTGATCGGCGCTGCCGGGCCGCACGGCCCCGACGACGGGAGAGCAGGAAGGTGGGGAGCGCCCCGAAGCCGGACCCGGGCAGGACAGGGGCGGCACTACCGGAGGGCCATGAAGGCCTTCGTGATCAGCCACGCGATCAGGCCACAGACGGGAAAGGTCAGGATCCAGGCGGCGACAATCTCAATCGTCACTCCCCACCGGACGGCGGAGAAGCGCCGGGTCGCCCC
This is a stretch of genomic DNA from Candidatus Methylomirabilis sp.. It encodes these proteins:
- a CDS encoding twin-arginine translocase TatA/TatE family subunit, which codes for MFGIGMPELILLFLLALLVFGPKKLPEIGKQLGRALGELRRASEDLKEGWTAEVAAAEEAAAPPPAAPAPPGESAPADTPAPPETPPPTSEATAGGGDAPREG